From a region of the Phaseolus vulgaris cultivar G19833 chromosome 6, P. vulgaris v2.0, whole genome shotgun sequence genome:
- the LOC137831146 gene encoding large ribosomal subunit protein uL14mz-like: MAATFASRCSRVGRSLFGGLSNSSPGLFTTSHEITCNNLFTQQQRTFIQMGTVLKVVDNSGAKKVMCIKALKGEKGARLGDTIQASVKEAHPNGKVKKGKVVCGVVVRAAMQKGRCDGSEVKFDDNAVVLVDKQGQPIGTRVFGPVPHELRQKKHVKILTLAGHIA, translated from the exons ATGGCTGCAACCTTCGCTTCCAGATGCTCTCGCG TGGGTCGTTCTCTGTTTGGTGGATTAAGCAACAGTTCCCCTGGTTTATTTACCACATCACATGAGATAACATGCAACAATTTGTTTACTCAG CAACAACGCACCTTCATACAGATGGGGACCGTTCTCAAGGTTGTGGATAACTCGGGGGCTAAAAAGGTGATGTGTATAAAGGCATTGAAAGGGGAGAAAGGGGCAAGATTAGGTGACACAATACAAGCATCGGTGAAGGAAGCGCATCCCAATGGAAAAGTGAAGAAAGGAAAGGTTGTATGCGGGGTAGTTGTGCGTGCAGCAATGCAAAAGGGGCGTTGTGATGGCAGTGAGGTCAAGTTTGATGATAATGCTGTGGTGCTTGTTGACAAGCAAGGCCAACCTATTGGAACCCGAGTTTTTGGACCAGTGCCTCATGAGCTGAGACAGAAGAAACATGTCAAGATTCTTACCTTGGCAGGGCACATTGCATAA
- the LOC137831148 gene encoding chaperonin 60 subunit beta 4, chloroplastic-like isoform X2: MACSPSPISSSFTFANPSSLPRPRNSLSSFLSPRAMAKELYLNHDGSATKKLLAGVDMVAELLGVTLGPKGRNVVLPNKYGPPKIVNDGETVLKEIELEDPLENVGVKLVRQAGAKTNDLAGDGSTTSVVLAHGLIREGTKVIAAGMNPVQIARGIEKTATALVSELSFMSREVKDHELADVAAVSAGNDYAVGNMISEALHKVGKRGVVTIETGKSTENSLEIVEGMQFDRGYMSPYFVNNRRKMTVELHNCKLLLVDKKITNTKELINILNNSAKEKYPIVIVAEDIEQEALAPVIKNKLRGALKVAAIKAPAFGERKTHCLEDIAILTGGTVIREDMGFTLEKATKDVLGSATKVVITKNSTLIVTDGSTRSVVEKRVNQLKRLVENTVDKFPKKILNERIARLSGSIAIIQVGAQTQVELKDKQLRIEDALNATKAAIDEGVVVGGGCSLLRLSKKVDAIKVLLDNEEQKVLLEDNMNFGYNAAKDCYEDLMKARIMDPTKVVRCCIEHSASVAKSFLTSHAVVIEHKVLQPITLPSRKAMATPDLGISKDRSFSKGPPMSKGLAVAKDLAMSKGLVLKGF; this comes from the exons ATGGCATGTTCTCCTTCTCCAATATCTTCTTCATTCACATTTGCCAATCCATCATCACTTCCCAGGCCCAGAAACTCACTTTCTTCTTTTCTAAGCCCAAGAGCTATGGCCAAAGAGCTTTACTTAAACCATGATGGTTCAGCAACAAAGAAGTTGTTG GCAGGGGTGGACATGGTGGCTGAGCTGCTTGGTGTTACATTGGGTCCAAAGGGGAGGAATGTTGTGCTGCCAAATAAGTATGGACCACCCAAGATAGTAAATGATGGAGAAACTGTTCTCAAAGAg ATTGAATTGGAAGATCCATTGGAAAATGTTGGTGTTAAATTGGTGAGACAAGCTGGTGCTAAAACCAATGACCTAGCTGGTGATGGCTCAACTACATCTGTTGTTCTTGCTCATGGCTTAATCAGAGAGGGGACAAAG gTTATTGCTGCTGGAATGAATCCTGTTCAAATTGCTCGTGGGATTGAGAAGACAGCAACCGCACTTGTCTCTGAACTCAGTTTCATGTCTAGGGAG GTTAAGGATCATGAACTTGCAGATGTTGCGGCAGTAAGTGCAGGGAATGATTATGCAGTTGGAAACATGATTTCTGAGGCACTGCATAAGGTAGGCAAAAGAGGAGTAGTGACAATTGAAACCGGGAAAAGTACTGAGAATAGTTTAGAGATTGTGGAGGGAATGCAGTTTGATCGCGGATATATGTCCCCATACTTTGTCAACAATAGAAGAAAGATGACAGTGGAACTCCACAATTGCAAG TTGCTTTTGGTGGACAAGAAAATCACAAACACGAAGGAGTTGATCAACATACTAAACAATTCTGCAAAAGAAAAGTACCCAATTGTGATAGTTGCAGAGGACATTGAGCAAGAAGCTCTAGCTCCTGTCATCAAAAATAAACTTCGAGGGGCGCTTAAGGTAGCTGCCATTAAGGCTCCAGCCTTTGGTGAACGCAAGACTCACTGCTTGGAAGACATTGCCATCTTGACTGGAG GTACTGTAATAAGAGAAGATATGGGTTTCACCCTAGAAAAGGCAACCAAGGATGTTCTGGGTTCTGCTACAAAGGTAGTCATAACAAAGAATTCTACCTTAATAGTTACTGATGGGAGTACAAGATCAGTTGTGGAGAAGAGGGTTAATCAACTGAAGAGGCTCGTTGAG AATACAGTGGATAAATTTCCAAAAAAGATATTGAATGAAAGGATAGCAAGATTATCAGGGAGCATTGCCATTATTCAG GTAGGAGCACAAACACAAGTAGAGTTGAAGGATAAACAACTAAGAATAGAAGATGCTTTAAACGCAACCAAG GCTGCAATAGATGAAGGTGTAGTAGTTGGAGGTGGTTGTAGCCTTTTAAGACTATCCAAAAAGGTGGATGCTATAAAAGTGCTTCTAGACAATGAAGAACAAAAG GTTTTATTGGAAGATAACATGAATTTTGGTTACAATGCTGCTAAGGACTGTTATGAGGATCTCATGAAGGCTAGGATTATGGATCCAACAAAG GTAGTTAGATGTTGTATAGAACATTCAGCTTCTGTGGCCAAGTCATTTCTCACATCTCATGCTGTTGTGATTGAGCATAAGGTATTGCAGCCCATAACATTGCCCTCAAGAAAGGCCATGGCTACCCCAGATCTTGGTATATCAAAAGATCGTTCCTTTTCAAAAGGTCCTCCTATGTCAAAAGGTCTTGCTGTGGCAAAAGATCTTGCTATGTCAAAAG GTTTGGTACTAAAGGGCTTCTGA
- the LOC137831148 gene encoding chaperonin 60 subunit beta 4, chloroplastic-like isoform X3, with product MACSPSPISSSFTFANPSSLPRPRNSLSSFLSPRAMAKELYLNHDGSATKKLLAGVDMVAELLGVTLGPKGRNVVLPNKYGPPKIVNDGETVLKEIELEDPLENVGVKLVRQAGAKTNDLAGDGSTTSVVLAHGLIREGTKVIAAGMNPVQIARGIEKTATALVSELSFMSREVKDHELADVAAVSAGNDYAVGNMISEALHKVGKRGVVTIETGKSTENSLEIVEGMQFDRGYMSPYFVNNRRKMTVELHNCKLLLVDKKITNTKELINILNNSAKEKYPIVIVAEDIEQEALAPVIKNKLRGALKVAAIKAPAFGERKTHCLEDIAILTGGTVIREDMGFTLEKATKDVLGSATKVVITKNSTLIVTDGSTRSVVEKRVNQLKRLVENTVDKFPKKILNERIARLSGSIAIIQVGAQTQVELKDKQLRIEDALNATKAAIDEGVVVGGGCSLLRLSKKVDAIKVLLDNEEQKVLLEDNMNFGYNAAKDCYEDLMKARIMDPTKMKNKMEQKQECELVKTMKNHANLAVEVH from the exons ATGGCATGTTCTCCTTCTCCAATATCTTCTTCATTCACATTTGCCAATCCATCATCACTTCCCAGGCCCAGAAACTCACTTTCTTCTTTTCTAAGCCCAAGAGCTATGGCCAAAGAGCTTTACTTAAACCATGATGGTTCAGCAACAAAGAAGTTGTTG GCAGGGGTGGACATGGTGGCTGAGCTGCTTGGTGTTACATTGGGTCCAAAGGGGAGGAATGTTGTGCTGCCAAATAAGTATGGACCACCCAAGATAGTAAATGATGGAGAAACTGTTCTCAAAGAg ATTGAATTGGAAGATCCATTGGAAAATGTTGGTGTTAAATTGGTGAGACAAGCTGGTGCTAAAACCAATGACCTAGCTGGTGATGGCTCAACTACATCTGTTGTTCTTGCTCATGGCTTAATCAGAGAGGGGACAAAG gTTATTGCTGCTGGAATGAATCCTGTTCAAATTGCTCGTGGGATTGAGAAGACAGCAACCGCACTTGTCTCTGAACTCAGTTTCATGTCTAGGGAG GTTAAGGATCATGAACTTGCAGATGTTGCGGCAGTAAGTGCAGGGAATGATTATGCAGTTGGAAACATGATTTCTGAGGCACTGCATAAGGTAGGCAAAAGAGGAGTAGTGACAATTGAAACCGGGAAAAGTACTGAGAATAGTTTAGAGATTGTGGAGGGAATGCAGTTTGATCGCGGATATATGTCCCCATACTTTGTCAACAATAGAAGAAAGATGACAGTGGAACTCCACAATTGCAAG TTGCTTTTGGTGGACAAGAAAATCACAAACACGAAGGAGTTGATCAACATACTAAACAATTCTGCAAAAGAAAAGTACCCAATTGTGATAGTTGCAGAGGACATTGAGCAAGAAGCTCTAGCTCCTGTCATCAAAAATAAACTTCGAGGGGCGCTTAAGGTAGCTGCCATTAAGGCTCCAGCCTTTGGTGAACGCAAGACTCACTGCTTGGAAGACATTGCCATCTTGACTGGAG GTACTGTAATAAGAGAAGATATGGGTTTCACCCTAGAAAAGGCAACCAAGGATGTTCTGGGTTCTGCTACAAAGGTAGTCATAACAAAGAATTCTACCTTAATAGTTACTGATGGGAGTACAAGATCAGTTGTGGAGAAGAGGGTTAATCAACTGAAGAGGCTCGTTGAG AATACAGTGGATAAATTTCCAAAAAAGATATTGAATGAAAGGATAGCAAGATTATCAGGGAGCATTGCCATTATTCAG GTAGGAGCACAAACACAAGTAGAGTTGAAGGATAAACAACTAAGAATAGAAGATGCTTTAAACGCAACCAAG GCTGCAATAGATGAAGGTGTAGTAGTTGGAGGTGGTTGTAGCCTTTTAAGACTATCCAAAAAGGTGGATGCTATAAAAGTGCTTCTAGACAATGAAGAACAAAAG GTTTTATTGGAAGATAACATGAATTTTGGTTACAATGCTGCTAAGGACTGTTATGAGGATCTCATGAAGGCTAGGATTATGGATCCAACAAAG ATGAAAAACAAAATGGAGCAAAAGCAGGAATGTGAATTAGTGAAAACCATGAAGAACCATGCTAATTTGGCAGTGGAGGTGCACTGA
- the LOC137831148 gene encoding ruBisCO large subunit-binding protein subunit beta, chloroplastic-like isoform X1 — MACSPSPISSSFTFANPSSLPRPRNSLSSFLSPRAMAKELYLNHDGSATKKLLAGVDMVAELLGVTLGPKGRNVVLPNKYGPPKIVNDGETVLKEIELEDPLENVGVKLVRQAGAKTNDLAGDGSTTSVVLAHGLIREGTKVIAAGMNPVQIARGIEKTATALVSELSFMSREVKDHELADVAAVSAGNDYAVGNMISEALHKVGKRGVVTIETGKSTENSLEIVEGMQFDRGYMSPYFVNNRRKMTVELHNCKLLLVDKKITNTKELINILNNSAKEKYPIVIVAEDIEQEALAPVIKNKLRGALKVAAIKAPAFGERKTHCLEDIAILTGGTVIREDMGFTLEKATKDVLGSATKVVITKNSTLIVTDGSTRSVVEKRVNQLKRLVENTVDKFPKKILNERIARLSGSIAIIQVGAQTQVELKDKQLRIEDALNATKAAIDEGVVVGGGCSLLRLSKKVDAIKVLLDNEEQKIGAEIFRRALSYPAKMIAKNAGVNGNVVINKVLLEDNMNFGYNAAKDCYEDLMKARIMDPTKVVRCCIEHSASVAKSFLTSHAVVIEHKVLQPITLPSRKAMATPDLGISKDRSFSKGPPMSKGLAVAKDLAMSKGLVLKGF; from the exons ATGGCATGTTCTCCTTCTCCAATATCTTCTTCATTCACATTTGCCAATCCATCATCACTTCCCAGGCCCAGAAACTCACTTTCTTCTTTTCTAAGCCCAAGAGCTATGGCCAAAGAGCTTTACTTAAACCATGATGGTTCAGCAACAAAGAAGTTGTTG GCAGGGGTGGACATGGTGGCTGAGCTGCTTGGTGTTACATTGGGTCCAAAGGGGAGGAATGTTGTGCTGCCAAATAAGTATGGACCACCCAAGATAGTAAATGATGGAGAAACTGTTCTCAAAGAg ATTGAATTGGAAGATCCATTGGAAAATGTTGGTGTTAAATTGGTGAGACAAGCTGGTGCTAAAACCAATGACCTAGCTGGTGATGGCTCAACTACATCTGTTGTTCTTGCTCATGGCTTAATCAGAGAGGGGACAAAG gTTATTGCTGCTGGAATGAATCCTGTTCAAATTGCTCGTGGGATTGAGAAGACAGCAACCGCACTTGTCTCTGAACTCAGTTTCATGTCTAGGGAG GTTAAGGATCATGAACTTGCAGATGTTGCGGCAGTAAGTGCAGGGAATGATTATGCAGTTGGAAACATGATTTCTGAGGCACTGCATAAGGTAGGCAAAAGAGGAGTAGTGACAATTGAAACCGGGAAAAGTACTGAGAATAGTTTAGAGATTGTGGAGGGAATGCAGTTTGATCGCGGATATATGTCCCCATACTTTGTCAACAATAGAAGAAAGATGACAGTGGAACTCCACAATTGCAAG TTGCTTTTGGTGGACAAGAAAATCACAAACACGAAGGAGTTGATCAACATACTAAACAATTCTGCAAAAGAAAAGTACCCAATTGTGATAGTTGCAGAGGACATTGAGCAAGAAGCTCTAGCTCCTGTCATCAAAAATAAACTTCGAGGGGCGCTTAAGGTAGCTGCCATTAAGGCTCCAGCCTTTGGTGAACGCAAGACTCACTGCTTGGAAGACATTGCCATCTTGACTGGAG GTACTGTAATAAGAGAAGATATGGGTTTCACCCTAGAAAAGGCAACCAAGGATGTTCTGGGTTCTGCTACAAAGGTAGTCATAACAAAGAATTCTACCTTAATAGTTACTGATGGGAGTACAAGATCAGTTGTGGAGAAGAGGGTTAATCAACTGAAGAGGCTCGTTGAG AATACAGTGGATAAATTTCCAAAAAAGATATTGAATGAAAGGATAGCAAGATTATCAGGGAGCATTGCCATTATTCAG GTAGGAGCACAAACACAAGTAGAGTTGAAGGATAAACAACTAAGAATAGAAGATGCTTTAAACGCAACCAAG GCTGCAATAGATGAAGGTGTAGTAGTTGGAGGTGGTTGTAGCCTTTTAAGACTATCCAAAAAGGTGGATGCTATAAAAGTGCTTCTAGACAATGAAGAACAAAAG ATTGGAGCTGAAATCTTCAGAAGAGCTTTAAGCTATCCTGCAAAAATGATAGCCAAAAATGCTGGTGTAAATGGCAATGTTGTCATAAATAAG GTTTTATTGGAAGATAACATGAATTTTGGTTACAATGCTGCTAAGGACTGTTATGAGGATCTCATGAAGGCTAGGATTATGGATCCAACAAAG GTAGTTAGATGTTGTATAGAACATTCAGCTTCTGTGGCCAAGTCATTTCTCACATCTCATGCTGTTGTGATTGAGCATAAGGTATTGCAGCCCATAACATTGCCCTCAAGAAAGGCCATGGCTACCCCAGATCTTGGTATATCAAAAGATCGTTCCTTTTCAAAAGGTCCTCCTATGTCAAAAGGTCTTGCTGTGGCAAAAGATCTTGCTATGTCAAAAG GTTTGGTACTAAAGGGCTTCTGA
- the LOC137831147 gene encoding HVA22-like protein f has product MGILGTMARHLDTIVGPGVLLLYPLYASMRAIESPSTLDDQQWLTYWILYSFITLFELSCYKILAWFPLWPYMKLVFCLWLVLPMFNGAAYIYENYVRQYVRNIGSFYGNSKYREDQKKVLQMMSFDARKAVERYIDTHGSEAFERVVKAADREARRH; this is encoded by the exons ATGGGCATCCTTGGAACAATGGCAAGACATTTGGACACAATAGTGGG GCCTGGAGTGTTGCTCCTTTATCCTTT ATACGCATCAATGAGGGCAATTGAGAGTCCTTCAACCTTGGATGATCAACAGTGGCTAACATATTGGATTTTATACTCcttcatcaccctctttgagCTTTCATGCTACAAGATCCTAGCATG GTTTCCACTTTGGCCATACATGAAGCTAGTGTTTTGTCTCTGGCTGGTATTGCCAATGTTCAATGGGGCTGCTTACATATATGAAAACTATGTGAGGCAATATGTCAGGAATATAGGAAGCTTCTATGGAAATTCTAAGTATCGTGAGGACCAAAAGAAGGTTCTTCAGATGATGAGTTTTGATGCAAGGAAAGCTGTTGAACGTTATATAGATACACATGGTTCTGAAGCCTTTGAGAGAGTAGTCAAAGCA GCTGATAGAGAAGCAAGGAGGCACTGA
- the LOC137831149 gene encoding GCN5-related N-acetyltransferase 1, chloroplastic-like — MLLRGAISAPLPRCLNFGQVRVPTLPRKLSVASASPYGGDYPLSVSDTALESRGFLLRRGAEGLDLEELNAVFVAVGFPRRDPEKIRLALEHTQAVLWVEHRRTQRPVAFARATGDGVFNAIIWDVVVDPSFQGIGLGKAVIERLVKELLGRGISNIALYSEPRVLGFYRPLGFIADPDGIRGMVYSKRQNKKK; from the coding sequence ATGTTGTTACGTGGCGCCATCTCCGCTCCTCTTCCACGGTGTCTCAATTTCGGCCAAGTCCGGGTGCCAACCCTTCCCCGAAAACTCTCCGTCGCGTCCGCCTCCCCCTACGGCGGCGACTACCCGCTCTCGGTCTCCGACACGGCGCTGGAGTCGCGCGGCTTCTTGTTGCGGCGCGGCGCGGAGGGGctggacctggaggagttgaaCGCGGTGTTCGTGGCGGTTGGGTTCCCACGTCGCGACCCGGAGAAGATCCGCTTGGCGCTGGAGCACACGCAGGCGGTGCTATGGGTGGAGCACAGGAGAACGCAGCGGCCGGTGGCGTTCGCGAGGGCCACCGGAGACGGCGTATTCAACGCCATCATATGGGACGTGGTGGTGGACCCGTCGTTCCAGGGCATCGGGCTCGGAAAGGCCGTGATTGAGAGGCTGGTGAAGGAGCTTCTGGGAAGAGGAATTTCCAATATTGCCCTTTATTCGGAGCCCCGCGTTCTCGGATTCTACCGGCCGTTGGGCTTCATCGCCGATCCCGATGGCATCCGGGGAATGGTTTACTccaaaagacaaaacaaaaaaaaatag
- the LOC137831150 gene encoding GCN5-related N-acetyltransferase 1, chloroplastic-like, whose translation MLLRGAISVPLPRCLNFRQVRVPTLPRKLSVASSSPYGGDYPLSVSDTALESRGFLLRRGVEGLDLEELNAVFVAVGFPRRDPEKIRLALEHTQAVLWVEHRRTQRPVAFARATGDGVFNAIIWDVVVDPSFQGIGLGKAVIERLVKELLGRGISNIALYSEPRVLGFYRPLGFIADPDGIRGMVYSKRQNKKK comes from the coding sequence ATGTTGTTACGTGGCGCCATCTCCGTTCCTCTTCCACGGTGTCTCAATTTCCGCCAAGTCCGGGTGCCAACCCTTCCCCGAAAACTCTCCGTGGCGTCCTCCTCCCCCTACGGCGGTGACTACCCGCTCTCGGTCTCCGACACGGCGCTGGAGTCGCGCGGCTTCTTGTTGCGGCGCGGCGTGGAGGGGCTGGACCTGGAGGAGCTGAACGCGGTGTTCGTGGCGGTTGGGTTCCCACGTCGGGACCCGGAGAAGATCCGCCTGGCGCTGGAGCACACGCAGGCGGTGCTATGGGTGGAGCACAGGAGAACGCAGCGGCCGGTGGCGTTCGCGAGGGCCACCGGAGACGGCGTATTCAACGCCATCATATGGGACGTGGTGGTGGACCCGTCGTTCCAGGGCATCGGGCTCGGCAAGGCCGTGATCGAGAGGCTGGTGAAGGAGCTTCTGGGAAGAGGAATTTCCAATATTGCCCTTTATTCGGAGCCCCGCGTTCTCGGATTCTACCGGCCGTTGGGCTTCATTGCCGATCCCGATGGCATCCGGGGAATGGTTTACTccaaaagacaaaacaaaaaaaaatag